In Pseudokineococcus lusitanus, one genomic interval encodes:
- a CDS encoding sensor domain-containing protein: MSPETARAVVPALRPGPGVERRRAVVLAVLLVLAVLVGRESRPDGAQLALVWPAAGVVVVWLLAAVGTRAWAPALLGALVTSFLVVEVTGAGIFLSTGVSAATVLQGAVLAHVYARRRGDGPSFSLRTPTDLWWFLGAAALACAVGSLVGGLTAVLDHPAGPAGAPPFAVVAGQWFVRHLVGVVVVGAVGLRLLDREVAWARPPWLAGPVEQRLMTLALVAGYGVVLVWLPVLPLAFAVLPLHAWLALRRRTTLTTLHVAVAAAAVLAATLLDAGPFAALGPQAAAPTAQAFVLVVTTVSLLLSLARDERDVLLARAAEATAATARQAALLEAVVGSTTGGLSVFAADGTPLLRNAAAERLVGPWPATGGRRAWAEQNRLARPDGTPYPFDELPITRALAGESVRESDVVLRPEGASPRTVSTSAVPLPPGPEPWSGGVVASYGDVTAVRAAAVDLAQARDLYRGVLDAATEQAIIGTDDRGLVTVFNVGAEQMLGYRAADVLGRGADLFHDGREVVARAAELGIAPGLEVFVVVPRQDRHETRQWTYVRADGRRLQVMLTMTARRDADGRITGYIGVATDVTERVLAEQRLADSEALFRLAFDTAPTAMLMVGLVGADLGRVLRANDAGALLVGVPADALVGRTVMQHVHPGERGTARGRLRAVLAGRAAEARFEQRLVQADGTVRWGALTASVVRPGAGAPYLLLLVEDVTERRAAEERLSHLATHDGLTGLANRALLRERLEEAVAAAGRGEGAAGLLFVDLDGFKAVNDGHGHAAGDEVLRQVAARLEHVVAGQGTAARLGGDEFAVVVPSAGAAQLQVLAGLLLAEVRRPVRLPDGATTAVGASIGLRRTHGGVDAEELLGGADAAMYEAKRSGGGRVVDGTRSGVAPLLPGPRRADVAGAPPSSSDRPRGLGPGDPSLRSL; the protein is encoded by the coding sequence GTGAGCCCCGAGACCGCGCGCGCCGTCGTGCCGGCGCTGCGCCCGGGCCCCGGCGTGGAGCGGCGTCGCGCCGTCGTGCTCGCCGTCCTCCTCGTCCTCGCCGTGCTCGTCGGCCGCGAGAGCCGCCCCGACGGCGCCCAGCTCGCCCTCGTGTGGCCGGCGGCCGGCGTCGTGGTCGTCTGGCTCCTCGCCGCCGTGGGCACCCGGGCCTGGGCGCCCGCGCTCCTCGGCGCGCTGGTCACGAGCTTCCTCGTCGTGGAGGTCACCGGGGCGGGCATCTTCCTGTCCACGGGCGTCTCGGCGGCCACGGTCCTGCAGGGCGCCGTGCTCGCCCACGTCTACGCCCGCCGCCGCGGGGACGGGCCCTCCTTCTCCCTGCGTACCCCGACGGACCTCTGGTGGTTCCTCGGGGCCGCCGCCCTGGCCTGCGCGGTCGGCAGCCTCGTCGGCGGGCTCACCGCCGTCCTCGACCACCCCGCCGGTCCTGCCGGCGCGCCGCCCTTCGCCGTCGTCGCGGGGCAGTGGTTCGTCCGTCACCTCGTGGGTGTGGTCGTCGTGGGCGCCGTAGGCCTGCGCCTGCTGGACCGCGAGGTCGCGTGGGCGCGCCCGCCGTGGCTGGCCGGCCCCGTCGAGCAGCGGCTCATGACGCTCGCGCTCGTCGCGGGCTACGGCGTCGTCCTCGTGTGGCTCCCCGTGCTGCCGCTGGCCTTCGCCGTCCTGCCGCTCCACGCCTGGCTGGCCCTGCGTCGCCGCACGACGCTGACGACGCTCCACGTCGCCGTCGCCGCGGCGGCCGTCCTCGCCGCCACCCTCCTGGACGCCGGGCCCTTCGCGGCGCTCGGGCCCCAGGCCGCGGCACCCACCGCCCAGGCCTTCGTCCTCGTCGTCACGACCGTCTCCCTGCTGCTGTCGCTGGCCCGCGACGAGCGGGACGTCCTGCTCGCGCGGGCCGCCGAGGCCACCGCCGCGACCGCCCGGCAGGCGGCGCTCCTCGAGGCGGTCGTCGGCTCGACCACCGGCGGGCTCTCCGTCTTCGCCGCGGACGGGACGCCGCTGCTGCGCAACGCGGCCGCCGAGCGCCTCGTCGGGCCGTGGCCCGCGACAGGCGGACGCCGCGCCTGGGCCGAGCAGAACCGGCTCGCCCGCCCAGACGGCACGCCGTACCCCTTCGACGAGCTGCCCATCACCCGCGCCCTCGCCGGCGAGTCGGTGCGGGAGTCCGACGTCGTCCTGCGCCCGGAGGGCGCGTCGCCGCGGACGGTGAGCACGAGCGCCGTCCCGCTCCCGCCCGGTCCCGAGCCGTGGTCCGGCGGCGTGGTGGCCTCGTACGGCGACGTCACCGCGGTGCGGGCGGCCGCCGTCGACCTCGCCCAGGCCCGCGACCTCTACCGCGGCGTCCTCGACGCCGCCACGGAGCAGGCGATCATCGGCACCGACGACCGCGGCCTCGTCACCGTCTTCAACGTCGGCGCGGAGCAGATGCTCGGCTATCGCGCCGCCGACGTCCTCGGCCGGGGCGCCGACCTCTTCCACGACGGCCGCGAGGTCGTCGCCCGCGCCGCCGAGCTCGGCATCGCGCCGGGGCTGGAGGTCTTCGTCGTCGTCCCGCGGCAGGACCGCCACGAGACCCGGCAGTGGACGTACGTGCGCGCCGACGGACGTCGCCTGCAGGTCATGCTCACCATGACGGCCCGCCGCGACGCCGACGGTCGCATCACCGGCTACATCGGCGTCGCCACCGACGTCACCGAGCGGGTCCTCGCCGAGCAGCGCCTCGCGGACTCCGAGGCGCTGTTCCGCCTCGCCTTCGACACCGCCCCGACGGCGATGCTCATGGTCGGCCTCGTCGGCGCCGACCTCGGGCGGGTGCTGCGCGCCAACGACGCGGGCGCCCTCCTCGTCGGCGTCCCGGCGGACGCGCTCGTCGGTCGCACGGTCATGCAGCACGTGCACCCCGGCGAGCGCGGTACCGCCCGCGGCCGCCTCCGCGCCGTCCTCGCCGGCCGCGCGGCCGAGGCCCGCTTCGAGCAGCGGCTCGTGCAGGCCGACGGGACGGTGCGGTGGGGCGCCCTCACGGCGTCCGTCGTCCGGCCCGGTGCGGGCGCGCCGTACCTGCTCCTGCTCGTCGAGGACGTCACCGAGCGCCGCGCCGCCGAGGAGCGCCTCTCGCACCTCGCCACCCACGACGGGCTGACGGGCCTGGCCAACCGGGCCCTCCTGCGCGAGCGCCTCGAGGAGGCGGTGGCGGCGGCCGGCCGCGGCGAGGGTGCGGCCGGCCTGCTCTTCGTCGACCTCGACGGCTTTAAGGCGGTCAACGACGGCCACGGCCACGCGGCGGGCGACGAGGTGCTGCGCCAGGTCGCCGCCCGGCTGGAGCACGTCGTCGCCGGGCAGGGCACCGCGGCGCGGCTGGGCGGCGACGAGTTCGCCGTCGTCGTGCCCTCCGCCGGGGCCGCGCAGCTGCAGGTCCTCGCCGGCCTGCTGCTCGCGGAGGTCCGCCGTCCCGTCCGGCTCCCGGACGGCGCGACGACGGCGGTCGGCGCGAGCATCGGCCTGCGCCGGACCCACGGCGGCGTCGACGCCGAGGAGCTGCTCGGCGGCGCGGACGCGGCGATGTACGAGGCCAAGCGCTCCGGCGGCGGGCGGGTCGTCGACGGCACGCGCAGCGGCGTCGCCCCGCTGCTGCCGGGCCCGCGCCGGGCCGACGTGGCGGGCGCGCCCCCGTCGTCGTCGGACCGGCCCCGCGGTCTCGGTCCCGGGGACCCCTCTTTGCGCTCCTTATAG
- a CDS encoding dihydrofolate reductase family protein, with protein sequence MTATYTWDVFSTLDGFGSFVETADWGGYWGQQGPELLEHRAGQLDPPPRMVFGATTFREVADILVSGDDPLTQDEWNQRTLRAPATVISSTLTEPLGWPDATIVDGDAVDVVRRLKDESDVPLRSQASLSLNRALMAAGLVDRFQLTIFPVISGRTGTSRIFDGAEDFDLQLLESRTLDGRTHELVFRPTRH encoded by the coding sequence ATGACCGCCACCTACACCTGGGACGTGTTCTCCACGCTCGACGGCTTCGGGTCCTTCGTCGAGACGGCCGACTGGGGCGGCTACTGGGGGCAGCAGGGACCCGAGCTGCTCGAGCACCGCGCGGGGCAGCTCGACCCCCCGCCCCGCATGGTCTTCGGCGCCACGACCTTCCGCGAGGTCGCCGACATCCTCGTCTCCGGAGACGACCCCCTGACGCAGGACGAGTGGAACCAGCGCACCCTGCGCGCGCCGGCGACGGTGATCTCCTCCACCCTCACCGAGCCCCTGGGCTGGCCCGACGCCACGATCGTCGACGGTGACGCCGTCGACGTCGTCCGCCGGCTGAAGGACGAGTCCGACGTGCCGCTTCGCTCCCAGGCCAGCCTGTCGCTCAACCGGGCACTCATGGCCGCCGGGCTCGTCGACCGCTTCCAGCTGACGATCTTCCCGGTGATTTCCGGCCGCACGGGCACCAGCCGCATCTTCGACGGCGCCGAGGACTTCGACCTGCAGCTGCTCGAGAGCCGCACGCTGGACGGGCGCACCCACGAGCTGGTCTTCCGCCCGACTCGGCACTGA
- the arsB gene encoding ACR3 family arsenite efflux transporter, with product MTVPVTDPSAPAGAVVGRLSTLDRWLPVWIGVAMVAGLGLGRLAPGLGGALEAVQVDGVSLPIAVGLLVMMYPVLAKVRYDRVAAVTGDTRLLVASLVLNWVLGPALMFVLAWVFLPDQPEYRTGLVVVGLARCIAMVVIWNDLACGDREAAAVLVALNSLFQVVAFAALGWFYLQVLPGWLGLPQSGIDASPWDIARSVLIFLGIPLLAGLASRVLGERVKGRDWYESRFLPRVGPFALYGLLFTIVVLFALQGDQVLSAPLDVARIALPLLVYFALMWGGGYVTGAALGLGYGRTTTLAFTAAGNNFELAIAVAIATFGATSGQALAGVVGPLVEVPVLVGLVYVSLALRRRSDPHRRLPPPAADPALDRPDGPTDPEDPR from the coding sequence GTGACGGTCCCGGTCACCGACCCGTCGGCGCCCGCGGGCGCCGTCGTCGGCAGGCTGTCGACGCTGGACCGGTGGCTGCCGGTGTGGATCGGCGTGGCGATGGTCGCCGGCCTGGGGCTCGGCCGGCTCGCGCCGGGCCTGGGCGGGGCGCTGGAGGCCGTGCAGGTCGACGGGGTCAGCCTGCCCATCGCGGTCGGGCTGCTGGTGATGATGTACCCGGTCCTGGCGAAGGTCCGCTACGACCGGGTCGCGGCCGTCACCGGTGACACGCGCCTGCTCGTCGCGTCGCTGGTGCTGAACTGGGTCCTGGGCCCGGCGTTGATGTTCGTCCTCGCCTGGGTCTTCCTGCCCGACCAGCCCGAGTACCGCACGGGCCTGGTCGTCGTGGGCCTGGCCCGCTGCATCGCCATGGTCGTCATCTGGAACGACCTGGCCTGCGGTGACCGCGAGGCCGCCGCCGTGCTCGTGGCGCTCAACTCGCTCTTCCAGGTGGTCGCCTTCGCCGCGCTCGGCTGGTTCTACCTGCAGGTGCTGCCCGGCTGGCTCGGCCTGCCGCAGAGCGGCATCGACGCCTCGCCGTGGGACATCGCCCGGTCGGTGCTGATCTTCCTCGGCATCCCCCTGCTGGCCGGGCTCGCCTCCCGCGTGCTCGGTGAGCGGGTCAAGGGCCGCGACTGGTACGAGAGCCGCTTCCTGCCCCGCGTCGGGCCCTTCGCCCTGTACGGGCTGCTCTTCACGATCGTCGTGCTCTTCGCCCTGCAGGGCGACCAGGTGCTGTCCGCACCGCTGGACGTCGCGCGGATCGCGCTGCCGCTGCTCGTGTACTTCGCGCTGATGTGGGGCGGCGGGTACGTCACCGGCGCCGCCCTCGGGCTGGGCTACGGGCGCACCACCACGCTCGCGTTCACCGCGGCCGGCAACAACTTCGAGCTGGCGATCGCCGTGGCCATCGCCACCTTCGGCGCGACCTCCGGCCAGGCCCTCGCCGGCGTCGTCGGCCCCCTCGTCGAGGTCCCCGTCCTCGTCGGCCTGGTCTACGTCAGCCTCGCGCTGCGGCGCCGCTCCGACCCCCACCGCCGGCTCCCGCCCCCCGCCGCTGACCCGGCCCTCGACCGCCCTGACGGCCCGACTGACCCGGAGGACCCCCGGTGA
- a CDS encoding alpha/beta hydrolase codes for MPPSVIPTPDVRPGARPAARRRRPPVALALALAAVVVAPGAAGAAPVERPARAAAPAPAAAAVPELGWGACPEGWTRDGVDPAAFDCAVAAVPLDHDDPTGPTIDLAVKRLPASGDPAKRIGTLFLNPGGPGGSGVGFVDSAEGAFPAEVLERFDVVGFDPRGVARSTPLACFPDLDTAVETLFDLPPFPVGTREQLRHFAAYRTYTDFCAGQVDEQPVIEHMSTADVARDLDLLRQAVGDEALTYAGYSYGTHLGDVYANLFPDRVRALALDAVIEPVAWTTGESRRQALTETTSHRLRTGEGAYGTLQALLAECAAAGPEACALAAGGDPSGDYDRLAAALLDEPLVVVDAEGGETRWTYAELVSTSLGALYDAGSYPALADLVAALLVLVDAREDGVAPDAATTARAAAAGERLATAADEPEPAEERVQISEGTDGVLCTDGDNPRRQRAWRTSAAAADAQGPYFGSAWVWSELACATWPVRADSRYTGPWDEETAAPVLVVGTRYDPATPYWDAVAVSEQLPGARLLTLEGWGHTALGASGCVDDAVARYLVDQQLPAEGTVCAADRRPFDPQPVSALRSAGPSGQAAKDDVVAALLGATTR; via the coding sequence GTGCCCCCGTCGGTCATCCCCACCCCTGACGTCCGCCCCGGCGCCCGCCCGGCGGCCCGACGGCGCCGCCCGCCCGTCGCCCTCGCGCTCGCCCTCGCCGCGGTCGTCGTCGCCCCCGGCGCGGCCGGTGCCGCGCCCGTCGAGCGTCCCGCCCGTGCGGCTGCCCCCGCCCCTGCGGCGGCAGCCGTCCCCGAGCTCGGCTGGGGTGCCTGCCCCGAGGGCTGGACCCGCGACGGCGTGGACCCGGCCGCCTTCGACTGCGCCGTCGCCGCGGTGCCGCTCGACCACGACGACCCGACCGGCCCGACGATCGACCTGGCCGTCAAGCGCCTGCCCGCCTCGGGCGACCCCGCGAAGCGCATCGGGACGCTCTTCCTCAACCCCGGCGGCCCCGGCGGCTCGGGCGTCGGCTTCGTCGACAGCGCCGAGGGCGCCTTCCCCGCGGAGGTGCTCGAGCGCTTCGACGTCGTCGGCTTCGACCCCCGCGGCGTCGCCCGCTCGACGCCGCTCGCGTGCTTCCCCGACCTCGACACCGCGGTGGAGACCCTGTTCGACCTGCCGCCCTTCCCCGTCGGCACGCGGGAGCAGCTGCGGCACTTCGCCGCGTACCGCACCTACACCGACTTCTGCGCTGGGCAGGTGGACGAGCAGCCGGTCATCGAGCACATGTCGACGGCCGACGTGGCGCGCGACCTCGACCTACTGCGGCAGGCCGTCGGCGACGAGGCCCTGACCTACGCCGGCTACTCCTACGGCACCCACCTCGGCGACGTGTACGCCAACCTCTTCCCCGACCGGGTCCGCGCCCTCGCGCTCGACGCCGTCATCGAGCCGGTGGCCTGGACCACGGGCGAGAGCCGCCGCCAGGCGCTGACGGAGACGACGTCGCACCGCCTGCGCACCGGCGAGGGCGCCTACGGGACGCTGCAGGCCCTCCTCGCCGAGTGCGCCGCCGCGGGGCCCGAGGCCTGCGCGCTGGCGGCGGGCGGCGACCCGTCCGGCGACTACGACCGGCTGGCCGCCGCGCTGCTCGACGAACCTCTCGTCGTCGTCGACGCCGAGGGCGGCGAGACGCGGTGGACCTACGCCGAGCTCGTCAGCACGTCGCTCGGTGCCCTCTACGACGCGGGCTCCTACCCGGCGCTCGCCGACCTCGTCGCGGCGCTGCTCGTCCTCGTCGACGCGAGGGAGGACGGCGTGGCTCCCGACGCCGCGACGACGGCGCGCGCCGCGGCCGCCGGCGAGCGCCTGGCGACCGCGGCGGACGAGCCCGAGCCCGCGGAGGAGCGGGTGCAGATCTCCGAGGGCACCGACGGGGTCCTGTGCACCGACGGCGACAACCCCCGGCGCCAGCGGGCGTGGCGCACCTCGGCCGCCGCGGCCGATGCGCAGGGCCCGTACTTCGGCAGCGCGTGGGTGTGGAGCGAGCTCGCCTGCGCCACGTGGCCCGTGCGCGCCGACAGCCGGTACACCGGGCCGTGGGACGAGGAGACGGCGGCGCCGGTGCTCGTCGTCGGCACCCGGTACGACCCGGCGACCCCCTACTGGGACGCGGTCGCCGTCTCCGAGCAGCTGCCCGGGGCGCGGCTGCTGACCCTCGAGGGCTGGGGCCACACGGCCCTCGGCGCGAGCGGGTGCGTCGACGACGCCGTCGCCCGTTACCTCGTCGACCAGCAGCTGCCCGCGGAGGGCACCGTCTGCGCCGCGGACCGACGGCCCTTCGACCCGCAGCCCGTGTCCGCGCTCCGGAGCGCGGGGCCGTCGGGCCAGGCGGCCAAGGACGACGTCGTCGCGGCCCTGCTCGGGGCGACCACCCGCTGA
- a CDS encoding ArsR/SmtB family transcription factor, which yields MDVDLAAGLAAMFKALGDPVRLRLVSIVASSPGGEACVCDLLQAFDLSQPTVSHHLKVLRGAGLLTCERRGSWVWYRVVPAALAQMAAALTPVDDAATSSADDHPVGTVRT from the coding sequence ATGGACGTCGACCTCGCCGCCGGTCTCGCCGCGATGTTCAAGGCCCTGGGTGACCCGGTGCGTCTGCGCCTCGTGAGCATCGTGGCCTCCTCCCCGGGCGGGGAGGCCTGCGTGTGCGACCTGCTGCAGGCCTTCGACCTGTCCCAGCCGACGGTCTCCCACCACCTCAAGGTGCTGCGCGGGGCCGGGCTGCTGACGTGCGAGCGGCGCGGGTCGTGGGTCTGGTACCGGGTCGTGCCGGCGGCGCTGGCGCAGATGGCAGCAGCACTGACCCCTGTCGACGACGCCGCGACGTCGTCCGCCGACGACCACCCGGTGGGGACGGTGCGCACGTGA
- a CDS encoding ribbon-helix-helix domain-containing protein: MSTQIAIRLEAPELAALDAEVAAGRAANRSEAVRRSIARLQREQRYRAEETLLLDLARRGEPLYPDLHPAPEGTHPELD; the protein is encoded by the coding sequence ATGTCGACGCAGATCGCGATCCGCCTCGAAGCACCCGAGCTCGCAGCCCTCGACGCCGAGGTCGCCGCAGGCCGCGCCGCCAACCGCTCCGAAGCCGTCCGACGCAGCATCGCCCGCCTCCAGCGCGAGCAGCGCTACCGCGCCGAGGAGACCCTGCTCCTCGACCTCGCCCGCCGCGGAGAGCCCCTCTACCCCGACCTGCACCCAGCACCAGAGGGCACCCACCCCGAGCTCGACTGA
- a CDS encoding pyridoxamine 5'-phosphate oxidase family protein produces MSPAPDTPGTPRDEGVAKVAEIIKDIKTCMLTTTDDEGTLVSRPMAVQQVEFDGDLWFASDAGSRKVHQVRHGAGVNVSFASGDAWLSLAGEAEVVEDLEKTKELWNPGLSAWFPDGPESTGLVLLKVHASSAEYWDTPGGKVATLLSYVKARTKGERYDGGENEVVQL; encoded by the coding sequence ATGAGCCCTGCACCCGACACCCCCGGCACGCCCCGCGACGAGGGCGTGGCCAAGGTCGCCGAGATCATCAAGGACATCAAGACCTGCATGCTCACGACGACGGACGACGAGGGCACCCTCGTCAGCCGCCCGATGGCCGTGCAGCAGGTCGAGTTCGACGGCGACCTCTGGTTCGCCTCGGACGCCGGCAGCCGCAAGGTGCACCAGGTCCGCCACGGCGCCGGCGTCAACGTCTCCTTCGCCTCCGGCGACGCGTGGCTGTCGCTGGCCGGCGAGGCCGAGGTGGTCGAGGACCTCGAGAAGACGAAGGAGCTGTGGAACCCGGGCCTGTCCGCCTGGTTCCCCGACGGCCCCGAGTCGACCGGCCTCGTGCTGCTCAAGGTGCACGCCTCGTCGGCGGAGTACTGGGACACCCCCGGCGGGAAGGTGGCGACGCTGCTCTCCTACGTGAAGGCGCGCACCAAGGGCGAGCGCTACGACGGCGGCGAGAACGAGGTCGTCCAGCTCTGA
- a CDS encoding low molecular weight phosphatase family protein: MTAPHVLFVCVKNGGKSQMAAGLMRRAVAARPDAPVTVSSAGTRAGTALNAQSAESLAEVGVDISDQRPRQLTDDLVAAADLVVVLGDEAHVDPVDGTPVEVWRTDEPSARGVEGLERMRLVRDDIAARVDELHHRLTR, translated from the coding sequence GTGACCGCTCCGCACGTGCTCTTCGTCTGCGTCAAGAACGGCGGCAAGTCCCAGATGGCCGCCGGCCTGATGCGCCGCGCCGTCGCCGCCCGCCCCGACGCCCCCGTCACCGTCTCCTCCGCCGGCACCAGGGCCGGCACCGCGCTCAACGCGCAGTCCGCGGAGTCGCTGGCCGAGGTCGGTGTCGACATCAGCGACCAGCGGCCCCGACAGCTCACCGACGACCTCGTCGCGGCGGCGGACCTCGTCGTCGTCCTCGGCGACGAGGCCCACGTCGACCCCGTCGACGGCACGCCCGTCGAGGTCTGGCGGACCGACGAGCCGTCGGCCCGCGGTGTCGAGGGCCTCGAGCGCATGCGGCTGGTCCGCGACGACATCGCCGCCCGCGTCGACGAGCTCCACCACCGCCTCACGCGCTGA
- a CDS encoding type II toxin-antitoxin system PemK/MazF family toxin, with amino-acid sequence MRTIAVVQLDKRRPALVLTRQSELHLLRWVTVAPITSTIRGITSEVPVGPRNGLDHDSVVSCDNIVTVPADAVEHSVGLFFDDQEPELARAISDAFDLFIA; translated from the coding sequence GTGCGCACCATCGCCGTCGTCCAGCTGGACAAGCGACGACCAGCCCTCGTCCTGACCCGCCAGTCCGAGCTCCACCTGCTGCGGTGGGTCACCGTCGCGCCCATCACCAGCACCATCCGCGGCATCACCAGCGAAGTCCCCGTCGGCCCCCGCAACGGGCTCGACCACGACAGCGTGGTCAGCTGCGACAACATCGTCACCGTCCCCGCGGACGCCGTCGAGCACTCCGTCGGGCTCTTCTTCGACGACCAGGAACCCGAGCTCGCCCGGGCCATCAGCGACGCCTTCGACCTCTTCATCGCCTGA
- a CDS encoding oxidoreductase, with translation MPRRPSDVPPSATTGTAAEHRGDEGGASSRPVSRRSVLRLPVVALAAGGAGYGGARLTSPGAEIPDWTAADVPRQDGRRAVVTGANGYPADGRSGLGYHQALLLAGAGADVTIASRDAERGAEAVRRIRRAAPGAAVTFETLDLADLGSVRSFAARLGDTGDRLDLLVNNAGVMARVDREVSVDGFERTFATNALGPYALAGRLLPLLRNGTAPRVVWMASLRGHTGAIDFDDLQQEDPYGYERSYDDTKLANLLMAFEAQRRSTAGGWGVTSIAAHPGTARTNIVLDGPGPDTTEGRRFRFVRPMWQDPAVGALPVVYAATSPQATGGGYYGPKGFQQLRGLPGYTVVPDNARDPELASRYWDTLAELSGVAWA, from the coding sequence ATGCCCCGCCGCCCGTCCGACGTCCCGCCGTCCGCCACGACCGGCACCGCGGCGGAGCACCGCGGCGACGAGGGCGGGGCGAGCTCCCGGCCGGTGTCGCGGCGGTCCGTCCTCCGGCTGCCGGTGGTGGCGCTGGCCGCCGGTGGCGCCGGGTACGGCGGGGCCCGGCTGACCTCCCCCGGGGCGGAGATCCCGGACTGGACCGCGGCGGACGTCCCTCGGCAGGACGGCCGCCGCGCCGTGGTGACGGGCGCGAACGGCTACCCCGCGGACGGCCGCAGCGGCCTCGGCTACCACCAGGCCCTCCTGCTGGCCGGGGCGGGCGCCGACGTGACCATCGCCTCGCGCGACGCCGAGCGGGGCGCGGAGGCCGTGCGACGCATCCGGCGGGCCGCGCCGGGCGCGGCGGTCACCTTCGAGACGCTCGACCTCGCCGACCTCGGCTCGGTCCGCTCCTTCGCCGCCCGCCTCGGCGACACCGGGGACCGGCTCGACCTCCTCGTCAACAACGCCGGCGTCATGGCCCGGGTCGACCGGGAGGTCAGCGTCGACGGCTTCGAGCGCACCTTCGCGACCAACGCCCTCGGCCCCTACGCCCTGGCCGGTCGGCTGCTCCCCCTGCTGCGGAACGGCACGGCGCCGCGCGTGGTGTGGATGGCGAGCCTGCGCGGCCACACCGGGGCGATCGACTTCGACGACCTGCAGCAGGAGGACCCCTACGGCTACGAGCGCTCCTACGACGACACGAAGCTGGCGAACCTGCTGATGGCGTTCGAGGCGCAGCGCCGCAGCACGGCCGGGGGGTGGGGCGTCACGAGCATCGCGGCGCACCCGGGGACCGCGCGCACCAACATCGTCCTCGACGGGCCCGGCCCCGACACCACCGAGGGCCGTCGCTTCAGGTTCGTCCGGCCGATGTGGCAGGACCCGGCCGTGGGCGCGCTCCCCGTCGTCTACGCCGCCACCTCGCCGCAGGCGACGGGCGGCGGCTACTACGGGCCCAAGGGCTTCCAGCAGCTGCGGGGGCTTCCGGGGTACACCGTCGTCCCGGACAACGCGCGCGACCCCGAGCTGGCGTCGCGCTACTGGGACACGCTGGCGGAGCTGAGCGGGGTGGCCTGGGCCTGA
- a CDS encoding DUF4304 domain-containing protein, producing MSHDLAVYVGAQPDDAAQAMAAFARLAEETTEEATPPAPAIRAFLDDLARVLPDDHEAWASSPPSGEADGDTLVLPLTYGDGLELTMVTIVDLAHQHGLVCIDLSAEDVYLPMDDGSAYADHLDALEPPADPAFDVYARFIRDVISPELRRLGFQGSSGRYRLKGTDDHVLVAFQKGHNNSAWEVTFTINLTYISADAWAQACREHTELTERRPNGTAREPARGWYERIGMLDDPPGDRWWALRTQDDVPAVAKDVIRLLRDEAVLELGRQLTGEPTARPMEY from the coding sequence ATGTCGCACGACCTCGCCGTCTACGTAGGCGCGCAGCCCGACGACGCAGCGCAGGCCATGGCGGCTTTCGCCCGCCTGGCGGAAGAGACCACTGAGGAGGCGACCCCACCCGCTCCGGCGATCCGCGCCTTCCTGGACGACCTCGCCCGGGTCCTGCCCGACGATCATGAGGCATGGGCCTCATCACCGCCCTCCGGCGAGGCCGACGGCGACACCCTCGTCCTGCCGCTCACCTACGGCGATGGCCTCGAGCTGACCATGGTCACAATCGTCGACCTAGCCCACCAGCACGGCCTCGTGTGCATCGACCTGTCTGCCGAGGACGTCTACCTGCCCATGGACGACGGCTCGGCCTACGCCGACCACCTCGACGCCCTCGAACCACCCGCCGACCCCGCCTTCGACGTCTACGCCCGCTTCATCCGCGACGTCATCTCTCCCGAGCTGCGCCGGCTCGGCTTCCAGGGGTCTTCCGGCAGGTACCGCCTCAAGGGCACCGACGACCACGTCCTCGTCGCCTTTCAGAAGGGCCACAACAACAGCGCCTGGGAGGTCACCTTCACGATCAATCTCACCTACATCAGCGCGGACGCCTGGGCCCAGGCATGCCGTGAGCACACCGAGCTGACCGAGCGACGACCGAACGGGACGGCGCGTGAGCCCGCCCGCGGTTGGTACGAGCGGATCGGGATGCTCGACGACCCTCCCGGAGACCGCTGGTGGGCCCTGCGCACGCAAGACGACGTCCCAGCGGTGGCCAAGGACGTGATCCGGCTTCTGCGCGACGAAGCGGTCCTCGAGCTCGGCCGACAGCTCACCGGCGAACCCACCGCCCGGCCCATGGAGTACTGA